The Chanos chanos chromosome 6, fChaCha1.1, whole genome shotgun sequence genome includes a region encoding these proteins:
- the gkup gene encoding glucuronokinase with putative uridyl pyrophosphorylase yields the protein MICILLVAGHGTVLETQIKNDGTGLYAHLTGVPKALLPGVGGKKILDFWWETVNTRQLFSEVYLVTNADKYKHYERWATANDFPVENVVNDGSTTLEGRLGAVADVELAIRSRKLEDDVMVIAGDMLCADQNFDIAQVLRFFRSKSGELAIYYELEEGEKISSRGIVEVCPDTHRITRFLEKPQEGETTSRLASVVFYCLRKSTLPYLSSFMSLQPDVKDRTLGKFWEWLINEEKLPVFGMKLPTGFQLIGQVGLSDYTKWLALYSAKQQETPAKPITCRSYARVGLMGNPSDGFNGKTIAMSISNFWAEVTLVESQTLCLLPHPLNDPTEFGSLQDLYRISRKEGYLGGLRLLQATCKKFYQFCSKQGIALSKQNFTLKYDTNIPRQVGLAGSSAIVSATLKCLMKFYNITENDLPKPVRANFILNVETDELFITAGLQDRVVQVYEGLVYMDFNKQLMDERGYGEYIPLDMSNLPPFWLAYLGDPSDSGRIHSNVRQRWLNGETEVVEAMRTFADLTDQARVALQCKDWVRLAQLMDENFELRRSVYTDECLGPGNLKMVQLARQFGSAVKLPGSGGAVVGLCLDPDRLVAMKRAFQEAGCVFCVIAPYDPSVSKIQG from the exons ATGATTTGCATCCTTCTGGTTGCGGGGCATGGCACCGTTTTAGAGACGCAGATTAAG AATGACGGGACAGGTTTGTATGCTCACCTGACTGGCGTGCCCAAAGCTTTACTGCCTGGTGTTGGAGGAAAGAAAATTCTAGACTTTTGGTGGGAAACTGTCAACAC GCGACAGCTTTTTAGTGAAGTTTACTTGGTGACTAATGCAGATAA GTACAAACATTACGAGCGATGGGCGACAGCAAATGACTTTCCAGTGGAGAACGTAGTGAACGACGGAAGCACCACACTCGAGGGTCGTCTCGGGGCCGTTGCTGATGTGGAGCTTGCCATTCGAAGCCGCAAGCTAGAGGACGATGTGATGGTG ATTGCCGGAGACATGCTTTGTGCAGATCAGAACTTTGATATTGCTCAAGTTCTTCGCTTTTTCAGATCTAAG tcTGGAGAGCTTGCCATATACTACGAGCTGGAGGAGGGTGAGAAAATAAGTTCTAGGGGCATTGTTGAGGTCTGTCCAGATACTCATAG GATTACACGTTTCCTCGAGAAGCCACAGGAAGGTGAAACAACATCTCGTCTGGCCAGTGTGGTGTTCTACTGTTTGCGTAAAAGTACGCTCCCTTACCTCTCGAGCTTCATGTCTCTGCAGCCAGATGTCAAAGACAGGACACTTGGCAAATTTTGG GAATGGTTAATTAATGAGGAGAAATTGCCCGTGTTTGGAATGAAGCTACCAACGGGTTTTCAACTAATTGGACAAGTG GGCTTGTCAGACTACACAAAGTGGCTTGCTCTCTATTCAGCCAAACAACAAGAGACTCCTGCCAAACCCATTACGTGCCGCTCATACGCCAG GGTTGGGCTAATGGGCAACCCCTCCGACGGCTTTAATGGGAAAACCATTGCGATGAGCATCTCCAATTTCTGGGCTGAAGTTACTCTAGTTGAAAGCCAAACactg TGTTTGCTACCACATCCTCTGAATGACCCTACTGAATTTGGAAGTTTGCAGGATCTCTACCGCATCAGCCGGAAAGAAGG GTACTTGGGTGGTCTAAGACTTTTGCAGGCCACCTGTAAAAAATTTTACCAGTTCTGCTCTAAACAAGG CATTGCTCTGAGCAAGCAGAATTTTACTCTCAAATATGACACAAACATCCCACGACAGGTG GGACTTGCTGGCAGTAG TGCAATTGTGTCTGCAACCTTGAAGTGTCTGATGAAATTCTACAACATCACAGAAAAT GACCTACCCAAACCAGTCAGAGCCAACTTTATCCTTAACGTGGAGACAGATGAGCTGTTCATTACTGCAGGCCTGCAGGACAGAGTTGTGCAG gtttatgAGGGCTTGGTTTACATGGATTTTAACAAGCAACTTATGGATGAGCGGGGTTATG GGGAGTACATTCCATTAGACATGAGCAATCTTCCCCCATTTTGGTTGGCCTACCTCGGAGATCCAAGTGATTCGGGTCGAATTCACAGCAATGTGAGACAGCGCTGgctaaatg gagaaactgaagtgGTTGAGGCTATGAGGACTTTTGCAGATCTTACAGATCAAGCCAG AGTTGCCCTGCAGTGCAAAGACTGGGTCAGACTAGCTCAGCTGATGGATGAAAACTTTGAACTGCGACG GTCAGTATACACAGATGAGTGTTTGGGTCCAGGAAACTTAAAAATGGTGCAACTGGCTAGACAG TTTGGCTCCGCAGTAAAATTGCCTGGCAGTGGTGGTGCAGTGGTGGGTTTATGTTTGGACCCTGATCGATTG GTGGCGATGAAGAGAGCATTCCAGGAAGCTggttgtgtgttctgtgttataGCGCCTTACGACCCATCTGTTAGTAAAATTCAGGGTTAA
- the usf1 gene encoding upstream stimulatory factor 1 isoform X2: protein MKGQQKSSDPDVNVPVIEEGAVATAEDPSAIATIQSAATFSSEQPIKYLFKTEGAGGQVTYRVIQVADGQLEGQTDGATAVSVVTGFPATQPVTQAVFSQSEGLDGDGTETHYTYYPATISDATSGTMVTSVQAPDTLLSQSTPTGQLYVMMSPQEVLAGANQRSIAPRTQPYNAKTEAPRTSRDEKRRAQHNEVERRRRDKINNWIVQLSKTIPDCTMDSTKTGQSKGGILSKACDYIQELRQSNIRLGDELNTLERLRMDNQLLRQEVEDWKSKNQILRNQLRQHGIVAAASADPQ from the exons ATGAAAGG TCAACAGAAAAGCTCAGACCCGGATGTCAATGTCCCTGTCATTGAAGAAG ggGCAGTTGCCACAGCCGAAGACCCATCAGCAATTGCTACTATTCAATCCGCAGCTACTTTCTCTTCAGAGCAGCCAATAAAATATCTCTTCAAAACAGAAGGAGCTGGGGGGCAG GTCACATATCGGGTAATCCAAGTGGCTGATGGGCAACTGGAAGGACAAACTGATGGTGCCACAGCTGTTAGTGTAGTCACTGGATTTCCAGCAACACAGCCTGTCACACAG GCTGTATTCTCTCAGTCAGAAGGTTTGGATGGAGATGGCACAGAAACCCATTACACATACTATCCTGCCACTATCTCAGATGCAACATCAGGCACCATGGTTACGAGTGTGCAGGCTCCTGATACCCTCCTTAGTCAGAGCACACCCACAG ggCAATTATATGTGATGATGTCTCCCCAGGAAGTGCTTGCTGGAGCCAACCAGAGGTCTATTGCACCTcgcacacaaccctataacgc GAAAACTGAAGCCCCAAGAACTTCACGAGATGAGAAGAGGCGAGCTCAACACAACGAAG TTGAACGGCGACGTAGGGATAAAATCAACAACTGGATTGTTCAGCTGTCGAAAACCATCCCAGATTGCACCATGGACTCCACCAAAACAGGGCAG AGTAAGGGGGGGATCCTCTCCAAGGCTTGCGACTACATTCAGGAGTTGCGACAAAGCAACATTCGACTGGGAGATGAGCTTAATACACTGGAGAGGTTAAGGATGGACAATCAGCTACTTCGTCAGGAG GTAGAAGACTGGAAGTCCAAGAATCAGATTTTGAGGAACCAGTTGCGGCAGCATGGTATTGTAGCGGCAGCGAGTGCAGACccacagtga
- the usf1 gene encoding upstream stimulatory factor 1 isoform X1 produces MKGQQKSSDPDVNVPVIEEGAVATAEDPSAIATIQSAATFSSEQPIKYLFKTEGAGGQVGELYPPTGQVTYRVIQVADGQLEGQTDGATAVSVVTGFPATQPVTQAVFSQSEGLDGDGTETHYTYYPATISDATSGTMVTSVQAPDTLLSQSTPTGQLYVMMSPQEVLAGANQRSIAPRTQPYNAKTEAPRTSRDEKRRAQHNEVERRRRDKINNWIVQLSKTIPDCTMDSTKTGQSKGGILSKACDYIQELRQSNIRLGDELNTLERLRMDNQLLRQEVEDWKSKNQILRNQLRQHGIVAAASADPQ; encoded by the exons ATGAAAGG TCAACAGAAAAGCTCAGACCCGGATGTCAATGTCCCTGTCATTGAAGAAG ggGCAGTTGCCACAGCCGAAGACCCATCAGCAATTGCTACTATTCAATCCGCAGCTACTTTCTCTTCAGAGCAGCCAATAAAATATCTCTTCAAAACAGAAGGAGCTGGGGGGCAGGTAGGGGAGCTGTACCCTCCCACTGGGCAG GTCACATATCGGGTAATCCAAGTGGCTGATGGGCAACTGGAAGGACAAACTGATGGTGCCACAGCTGTTAGTGTAGTCACTGGATTTCCAGCAACACAGCCTGTCACACAG GCTGTATTCTCTCAGTCAGAAGGTTTGGATGGAGATGGCACAGAAACCCATTACACATACTATCCTGCCACTATCTCAGATGCAACATCAGGCACCATGGTTACGAGTGTGCAGGCTCCTGATACCCTCCTTAGTCAGAGCACACCCACAG ggCAATTATATGTGATGATGTCTCCCCAGGAAGTGCTTGCTGGAGCCAACCAGAGGTCTATTGCACCTcgcacacaaccctataacgc GAAAACTGAAGCCCCAAGAACTTCACGAGATGAGAAGAGGCGAGCTCAACACAACGAAG TTGAACGGCGACGTAGGGATAAAATCAACAACTGGATTGTTCAGCTGTCGAAAACCATCCCAGATTGCACCATGGACTCCACCAAAACAGGGCAG AGTAAGGGGGGGATCCTCTCCAAGGCTTGCGACTACATTCAGGAGTTGCGACAAAGCAACATTCGACTGGGAGATGAGCTTAATACACTGGAGAGGTTAAGGATGGACAATCAGCTACTTCGTCAGGAG GTAGAAGACTGGAAGTCCAAGAATCAGATTTTGAGGAACCAGTTGCGGCAGCATGGTATTGTAGCGGCAGCGAGTGCAGACccacagtga
- the usf1 gene encoding upstream stimulatory factor 1 isoform X3 produces MKGQQKSSDPDVNVPVIEEGAVATAEDPSAIATIQSAATFSSEQPIKYLFKTEGAGGQVGELYPPTGQVTYRVIQVADGQLEGQTDGATAVSVVTGFPATQPVTQAVFSQSEGLDGDGTETHYTYYPATISDATSGTMVTSVQAPDTLLSQSTPTGQLYVMMSPQEVLAGANQRKTEAPRTSRDEKRRAQHNEVERRRRDKINNWIVQLSKTIPDCTMDSTKTGQSKGGILSKACDYIQELRQSNIRLGDELNTLERLRMDNQLLRQEVEDWKSKNQILRNQLRQHGIVAAASADPQ; encoded by the exons ATGAAAGG TCAACAGAAAAGCTCAGACCCGGATGTCAATGTCCCTGTCATTGAAGAAG ggGCAGTTGCCACAGCCGAAGACCCATCAGCAATTGCTACTATTCAATCCGCAGCTACTTTCTCTTCAGAGCAGCCAATAAAATATCTCTTCAAAACAGAAGGAGCTGGGGGGCAGGTAGGGGAGCTGTACCCTCCCACTGGGCAG GTCACATATCGGGTAATCCAAGTGGCTGATGGGCAACTGGAAGGACAAACTGATGGTGCCACAGCTGTTAGTGTAGTCACTGGATTTCCAGCAACACAGCCTGTCACACAG GCTGTATTCTCTCAGTCAGAAGGTTTGGATGGAGATGGCACAGAAACCCATTACACATACTATCCTGCCACTATCTCAGATGCAACATCAGGCACCATGGTTACGAGTGTGCAGGCTCCTGATACCCTCCTTAGTCAGAGCACACCCACAG ggCAATTATATGTGATGATGTCTCCCCAGGAAGTGCTTGCTGGAGCCAACCAGAG GAAAACTGAAGCCCCAAGAACTTCACGAGATGAGAAGAGGCGAGCTCAACACAACGAAG TTGAACGGCGACGTAGGGATAAAATCAACAACTGGATTGTTCAGCTGTCGAAAACCATCCCAGATTGCACCATGGACTCCACCAAAACAGGGCAG AGTAAGGGGGGGATCCTCTCCAAGGCTTGCGACTACATTCAGGAGTTGCGACAAAGCAACATTCGACTGGGAGATGAGCTTAATACACTGGAGAGGTTAAGGATGGACAATCAGCTACTTCGTCAGGAG GTAGAAGACTGGAAGTCCAAGAATCAGATTTTGAGGAACCAGTTGCGGCAGCATGGTATTGTAGCGGCAGCGAGTGCAGACccacagtga
- the usf1 gene encoding upstream stimulatory factor 1 isoform X4, with translation MKGQQKSSDPDVNVPVIEEGAVATAEDPSAIATIQSAATFSSEQPIKYLFKTEGAGGQVTYRVIQVADGQLEGQTDGATAVSVVTGFPATQPVTQAVFSQSEGLDGDGTETHYTYYPATISDATSGTMVTSVQAPDTLLSQSTPTGQLYVMMSPQEVLAGANQRKTEAPRTSRDEKRRAQHNEVERRRRDKINNWIVQLSKTIPDCTMDSTKTGQSKGGILSKACDYIQELRQSNIRLGDELNTLERLRMDNQLLRQEVEDWKSKNQILRNQLRQHGIVAAASADPQ, from the exons ATGAAAGG TCAACAGAAAAGCTCAGACCCGGATGTCAATGTCCCTGTCATTGAAGAAG ggGCAGTTGCCACAGCCGAAGACCCATCAGCAATTGCTACTATTCAATCCGCAGCTACTTTCTCTTCAGAGCAGCCAATAAAATATCTCTTCAAAACAGAAGGAGCTGGGGGGCAG GTCACATATCGGGTAATCCAAGTGGCTGATGGGCAACTGGAAGGACAAACTGATGGTGCCACAGCTGTTAGTGTAGTCACTGGATTTCCAGCAACACAGCCTGTCACACAG GCTGTATTCTCTCAGTCAGAAGGTTTGGATGGAGATGGCACAGAAACCCATTACACATACTATCCTGCCACTATCTCAGATGCAACATCAGGCACCATGGTTACGAGTGTGCAGGCTCCTGATACCCTCCTTAGTCAGAGCACACCCACAG ggCAATTATATGTGATGATGTCTCCCCAGGAAGTGCTTGCTGGAGCCAACCAGAG GAAAACTGAAGCCCCAAGAACTTCACGAGATGAGAAGAGGCGAGCTCAACACAACGAAG TTGAACGGCGACGTAGGGATAAAATCAACAACTGGATTGTTCAGCTGTCGAAAACCATCCCAGATTGCACCATGGACTCCACCAAAACAGGGCAG AGTAAGGGGGGGATCCTCTCCAAGGCTTGCGACTACATTCAGGAGTTGCGACAAAGCAACATTCGACTGGGAGATGAGCTTAATACACTGGAGAGGTTAAGGATGGACAATCAGCTACTTCGTCAGGAG GTAGAAGACTGGAAGTCCAAGAATCAGATTTTGAGGAACCAGTTGCGGCAGCATGGTATTGTAGCGGCAGCGAGTGCAGACccacagtga